One Orcinus orca chromosome 7, mOrcOrc1.1, whole genome shotgun sequence genomic window carries:
- the MAIP1 gene encoding m-AAA protease-interacting protein 1, mitochondrial isoform X1 encodes MALAVSLLPRLLLSRPLPGSAARLWTPGSADVWPPLAGLCCFCRRRLGSGAAPFPRVSWASAALALPARAPQRPLLSPLGLPTTLPAFPSCPRRIYSTEEQPQQRQKTKMIILGFSNPINWIRTRIYSFLIWAYFDQEFSIAEFSEGAKQAFAHVSKLLSQSKFDLLEELVAKETLRVLKEKVTSLPDNHKNALAADIDEIVYTSTGDISIYYDEKGRKFVNILMCFWYLTSANIPSETISGASVFQVKLGDQNVETKQLLSASYEFQREFTQGVKPDWTISRIEHPKLVE; translated from the exons ATGGCGCTGGCCGTCAGTCTCTTACCCCGCTTGCTGCTTTCTCGGCCTCTGCCGGGCTCGGCTGCCCGACTCTGGACTCCCGGTTCGGCCGACGTGTGGCCGCCGTTGGCTGGACTTTGCTGCTTCTGCCGCCGCCGCCTCGGCTCGGGAGCGGCCCCGTTTCCTCGAGTCTCTTGGGCCTCCGCGGCCTTGGCGCTGCCTGCTCGAGCTCCTCAGCGTCCCCTGCTCAGCCCTCTGGGACTGCCCACAACCCTTCCCGCTTTCCCTTCATGCCCTCGGCGAATCTACAGCACCGAGGAGCAGCCCCAGCAGCGCCAGAAAACCAAGATGATCATCCTGGGGTTCTCCAACCCCATCAACTGGATTCGGACTCGAATTTACTCCTTCCTTATCTGGGCCTATTTCGACCAAGAGTTCAGCATTGCAGAATTCTCAGAGGGAGCGAAGCAG gcttttgctCATGTGTCCAAGTTGCTGTCACAGAGTAAGTTTGATCTATTGGAAGAACTTGTGGCCAAAGAG ACACTACGTGTATTGAAAGAAAAGGTTACTTCACTACCTGACAACCATAAAAATGCCCTTGCTGCTGACATAGATGAAATTGTATATACATCAACAGGAGACATCTCCATTTACTACGATGAGAAAG GAAGGAAGTTTGTTAACATCCTGATGTGCTTTTGGTATCTAACCAGTGCCAACATCCCCAGTGAAACTATAAGTGGAGCCAGTGTGTTCCAGGTTAAGTTGGGGGATCAGAACGTGGAAACTAAACAACTTCTTAGTGCGAGCTATGA ATTTCAGAGGGAGTTTACACAAGGAGTAAAGCCTGACTGGACCATTTCACGGATTGaacacccaaagttagtagaataa
- the MAIP1 gene encoding m-AAA protease-interacting protein 1, mitochondrial isoform X4 produces MALAVSLLPRLLLSRPLPGSAARLWTPGSADVWPPLAGLCCFCRRRLGSGAAPFPRVSWASAALALPARAPQRPLLSPLGLPTTLPAFPSCPRRIYSTEEQPQQRQKTKMIILGFSNPINWIRTRIYSFLIWAYFDQEFSIAEFSEGAKQAFAHVSKLLSQSKFDLLEELVAKETLRVLKEKVTSLPDNHKNALAADIDEIVYTSTGDISIYYDEKDFRGSLHKE; encoded by the exons ATGGCGCTGGCCGTCAGTCTCTTACCCCGCTTGCTGCTTTCTCGGCCTCTGCCGGGCTCGGCTGCCCGACTCTGGACTCCCGGTTCGGCCGACGTGTGGCCGCCGTTGGCTGGACTTTGCTGCTTCTGCCGCCGCCGCCTCGGCTCGGGAGCGGCCCCGTTTCCTCGAGTCTCTTGGGCCTCCGCGGCCTTGGCGCTGCCTGCTCGAGCTCCTCAGCGTCCCCTGCTCAGCCCTCTGGGACTGCCCACAACCCTTCCCGCTTTCCCTTCATGCCCTCGGCGAATCTACAGCACCGAGGAGCAGCCCCAGCAGCGCCAGAAAACCAAGATGATCATCCTGGGGTTCTCCAACCCCATCAACTGGATTCGGACTCGAATTTACTCCTTCCTTATCTGGGCCTATTTCGACCAAGAGTTCAGCATTGCAGAATTCTCAGAGGGAGCGAAGCAG gcttttgctCATGTGTCCAAGTTGCTGTCACAGAGTAAGTTTGATCTATTGGAAGAACTTGTGGCCAAAGAG ACACTACGTGTATTGAAAGAAAAGGTTACTTCACTACCTGACAACCATAAAAATGCCCTTGCTGCTGACATAGATGAAATTGTATATACATCAACAGGAGACATCTCCATTTACTACGATGAGAAAG ATTTCAGAGGGAGTTTACACAAGGAGTAA
- the MAIP1 gene encoding m-AAA protease-interacting protein 1, mitochondrial isoform X3 — translation MALAVSLLPRLLLSRPLPGSAARLWTPGSADVWPPLAGLCCFCRRRLGSGAAPFPRVSWASAALALPARAPQRPLLSPLGLPTTLPAFPSCPRRIYSTEEQPQQRQKTKMIILGFSNPINWIRTRIYSFLIWAYFDQEFSIAEFSEGAKQAFAHVSKLLSQSKFDLLEELVAKETLRVLKEKVTSLPDNHKNALAADIDEIVYTSTGDISIYYDEKGRKFVNILMCFWYLTSANIPSETISGASVFQVKLGDQNVETKQLLSASYESKKFNKQGST, via the exons ATGGCGCTGGCCGTCAGTCTCTTACCCCGCTTGCTGCTTTCTCGGCCTCTGCCGGGCTCGGCTGCCCGACTCTGGACTCCCGGTTCGGCCGACGTGTGGCCGCCGTTGGCTGGACTTTGCTGCTTCTGCCGCCGCCGCCTCGGCTCGGGAGCGGCCCCGTTTCCTCGAGTCTCTTGGGCCTCCGCGGCCTTGGCGCTGCCTGCTCGAGCTCCTCAGCGTCCCCTGCTCAGCCCTCTGGGACTGCCCACAACCCTTCCCGCTTTCCCTTCATGCCCTCGGCGAATCTACAGCACCGAGGAGCAGCCCCAGCAGCGCCAGAAAACCAAGATGATCATCCTGGGGTTCTCCAACCCCATCAACTGGATTCGGACTCGAATTTACTCCTTCCTTATCTGGGCCTATTTCGACCAAGAGTTCAGCATTGCAGAATTCTCAGAGGGAGCGAAGCAG gcttttgctCATGTGTCCAAGTTGCTGTCACAGAGTAAGTTTGATCTATTGGAAGAACTTGTGGCCAAAGAG ACACTACGTGTATTGAAAGAAAAGGTTACTTCACTACCTGACAACCATAAAAATGCCCTTGCTGCTGACATAGATGAAATTGTATATACATCAACAGGAGACATCTCCATTTACTACGATGAGAAAG GAAGGAAGTTTGTTAACATCCTGATGTGCTTTTGGTATCTAACCAGTGCCAACATCCCCAGTGAAACTATAAGTGGAGCCAGTGTGTTCCAGGTTAAGTTGGGGGATCAGAACGTGGAAACTAAACAACTTCTTAGTGCGAGCTATGA atccaagaaatTCAACAAGCAGGGAAGCACATAA
- the MAIP1 gene encoding m-AAA protease-interacting protein 1, mitochondrial isoform X2, with product MALAVSLLPRLLLSRPLPGSAARLWTPGSADVWPPLAGLCCFCRRRLGSGAAPFPRVSWASAALALPARAPQRPLLSPLGLPTTLPAFPSCPRRIYSTEEQPQQRQKTKMIILGFSNPINWIRTRIYSFLIWAYFDQEFSIAEFSEGAKQAFAHVSKLLSQSKFDLLEELVAKETLRVLKEKVTSLPDNHKNALAADIDEIVYTSTGDISIYYDEKGRKFVNILMCFWYLTSANIPSETISGASVFQVKLGDQNVETKQLLSASYESRAAHKHCYFQDWS from the exons ATGGCGCTGGCCGTCAGTCTCTTACCCCGCTTGCTGCTTTCTCGGCCTCTGCCGGGCTCGGCTGCCCGACTCTGGACTCCCGGTTCGGCCGACGTGTGGCCGCCGTTGGCTGGACTTTGCTGCTTCTGCCGCCGCCGCCTCGGCTCGGGAGCGGCCCCGTTTCCTCGAGTCTCTTGGGCCTCCGCGGCCTTGGCGCTGCCTGCTCGAGCTCCTCAGCGTCCCCTGCTCAGCCCTCTGGGACTGCCCACAACCCTTCCCGCTTTCCCTTCATGCCCTCGGCGAATCTACAGCACCGAGGAGCAGCCCCAGCAGCGCCAGAAAACCAAGATGATCATCCTGGGGTTCTCCAACCCCATCAACTGGATTCGGACTCGAATTTACTCCTTCCTTATCTGGGCCTATTTCGACCAAGAGTTCAGCATTGCAGAATTCTCAGAGGGAGCGAAGCAG gcttttgctCATGTGTCCAAGTTGCTGTCACAGAGTAAGTTTGATCTATTGGAAGAACTTGTGGCCAAAGAG ACACTACGTGTATTGAAAGAAAAGGTTACTTCACTACCTGACAACCATAAAAATGCCCTTGCTGCTGACATAGATGAAATTGTATATACATCAACAGGAGACATCTCCATTTACTACGATGAGAAAG GAAGGAAGTTTGTTAACATCCTGATGTGCTTTTGGTATCTAACCAGTGCCAACATCCCCAGTGAAACTATAAGTGGAGCCAGTGTGTTCCAGGTTAAGTTGGGGGATCAGAACGTGGAAACTAAACAACTTCTTAGTGCGAGCTATGA ATCACGGGCAGCTCATAAACACTGCTATTTTCAAGATTGGTCTTAA